atGTGGTGGCCACGGAGCGAgagcaaggtggtggtgaaggaaggtgtggtggccaaggagggagagcaaggtggtggtgaaggagggtgtggtggtcagggttggAGGGCATGGTGGTGTTGAGGCAGGGAACTGTGATTCACCACAGGAGTGCAGAGATGAGGGACCAATAAATTGTACAGCCCTATCAATCTGAATCTTCAAACAGTCTGATTTATTTTTCTGGTTAATTCATTTTAATGCAGTGCCACTTTGCCATTATACCACTATGAATTACCAAGTGTAACCTAACTTCTCTAAaaaacatatattcataataattTGGTTGTGCTTAGGCAACAAACTTTTGCACTCAGGTGATAAATGGTCTTATGCAATATGGCAGTACAAGAAGAATTTTACCCACACAAACTGGTTACTGACAACTGTCAAGTATTTACATTCCAAGGAACTATACACGATACATTTAAATTTTAAGTAGCATTTTGCACATTCATCTATCAGTCATCAAAGTGTAGCAGGTGACACTTACTTTAATTTGAAAATAATTTTTAAAAGtatgaagtggatcatagggtgggggagggggcgaaaattctgggagccttgaagaatgtgtggaagtcgagaacattatctcggagagcaaaaatgggtatgtttgaaggaatagtggttccaacaatgttgtatggttgcgaggcgtgggctatagatagagttgtgcgcaggaggatggatgtgctggaaatgagatgtttgaggacaatgtgtggtgtgaggtggtttgatcgagtaagtaacgtaagggtaagagagatgtgtggaaataaaaagagcatggttgagagagcagaagagggtgttttgaaatggtttgggcacatggagagaatgagtgaggaaagattgaccaagaggatatatgtgtcggaggtggagggaacgaggagaagagggagaccaaactggaggtggaaagatggagtgaaaaagattttgtgtgatcggggcctgaacatgcaggagggtgaaaggagggcaaggaatagagtgaattggagtgatgtggtataccgggggtgacgtgctgtcagtggattgaatcaaggcatgtgaagcgtctggaataaaccatggaaagctgtgtaggtatgtatatttgtgtgtgtggacgtatgtatatacatgtgtatgggggtgggttgggccatttctttcgtctgtttccttgcgctacctcgcaaatgcgggagacagcgacaaagcaaaaaaaaaaaaaaatgaaggctgACAAAGCATGTATACACAACAAGAAATGCTAAGAGTAAAGCAAAGCTAGGAGCAAAAATTAATGGACAATATACAgcaaaaacataagaaaatagaaaatggtaCTCACTGGAAAAGAATATAGTCAAGTAAAGTCTTGCTATTATGAGGTGTCTACAGAAAGACATGTAAGAAACGTTAAATCCTTAATACCCTTCATGACAGCACTCTCAAGACCCTGAAGTCAACACACCTTTCAGATAATACTGGTCCAATCAttacaaggaaaagggggaaaacatTCGCCTCCCTTGCACCATCCTATATGTACTAAGGTGATACCATTATCCATGACACTTTCCTCATCTTTCTGGATTTCTTTCTTCTCAATCAGAGTATTTCATCACTGTTGTTGTAATCACTTTCTCTTTACTTACTAACAACACTTTCTGTTGTACTTAGGTATCCTCTAATATGTACTTACCAAAACCCCTCGGATCTGAATTCCCATTGTGATATCCAGGGAATTTGGCATCAGCTTCTGTACCCCAGTTGCTGAAAGATaccaaaaataatgaaaatctgtaaacaagaaattcaTATGACATATACGACACAGTGACATAATAACCAGCAGCATTCCTTGACGAGTATTGAAGGTGATAAGCGCCGTTctgtaaacagtgtgtgtgtgtgatgcgtgaATTACCATGTACAGTACCATACTTTATAAGTAATATGGTAAGTGAAATGTTTACTGTTAATTTTGCTGTATTTCTATTGAAACATTGCTTATATGAGTTGTCAACAGTGAACTATACTTTAGGAAAACAACATGCCCATAGTTGGGGAAGGGGAAGTAGTGTTCCTCTTGGGGAAGCATTATTCCTTGGCATGTAGTGATTTGCACTACTCTATAGACAGCAAGTATGCGTAATGAGTGATAAGTGAATTAACATGTGCTGTAATGTATGAGTAATATGGTGAGTGAAGTGGTTATGGTACTGTTGATAAAACATAGCTTACGTCTATCTTTTAAACTTACTGGTAATTTTACCATAATGTTACTGAAACATTATTTATCTGAATTAGTGATGGAGTACTGTATTTCAGAAAAACAGTAGGCCTGCAGTCACAAGTGTTCCTCTGGGGGAAGTAGTGTTTTTGGAGTATGTAGTGTACCTTAGCAGAGAGTGAAGGTGGCTCGCACCACTCAGCCAATGTAAAACCTTATTTTGGCTTTGATACAATACCAGTATTATCTgtttggggcagggtggcactgggaatggatgaaggcaagcaagtatgaatatgtacatgtgtgtatatgtatatatgttgatatgtatatatatgtgcatgtatgggtgtttatgtatatatgagtggatagcctattcttcgtctgtttccaggtactgacacaggaaatggtaatcaagtataatagataaaagaaatagcgatgctgttttcctgtggggcagggtggcgctaggaatggaagaaggcaagtaagtatatgtacatgtgtatgtatgtatatgtatgtatttgttgatatgtatatcacgtatgtatatgtgtgtatgtgggtgtttatgtatatatataagtatatgagcagatgggctgttcttcgtctgtttcttggcactaccttgttgatgtgggaaacagcaacctAGTATGATAATGTGTATTactgtggatgggtctttcttttgTCTTCTGGTGCTACcatactaacgtgggaaatggagatcaagtataatgaatataaaatgaataagCCAAGAATGAAACCAGGTTCTCTTTGGATCCTGAAGGAaaatttcaaaaactttttaaaatGTGGATCCACTGCCGTATAGTCAAATTGAAAGCTGATTCCATTTCAATTAGACCTAGTAACATTAAGCTGATTCCATTTCAATTAGACCTGGTAACATTAACTCAAGGTGCCAATGTTTAGATGGGGAACTAAAGTTTTGTTTGGAGtttcaaaaaaaatcttccatGACCAAGACTGTTGCAGCCTGGTTAAAGAGAGGTTATGATTCTACTTCTGTCGGTCCTATAACACACTCTAAGCATCATTAAACTTAATGACATGTCGTAATTGTCCATCAATGTGAACTAATATCCAGTGTACTATATACATTCAAAACTTCATTAAGACTCTGTAAGTAACAGTTCCAAAGGAGATAGTAAGATTTCTCTTAGGTGGATAccctccatctttttttctcttgtgcaCCAACAGTACAAAAGCTTAGGGCTTTAggcctgttttgtttctcttccaaAGTGACAAGATTACAAGATGATCTTGACAGAAGTGTGTGTTGAGAGAATAGATTAGAAACAGACAATGACACAATCCAGATAAAAGGAGGTAACCATTTAAATATTATCATGGTGATAACTCAACATTTCCACTGAGTATATTATAATACCAACATCACAGGACACCATTCAACAGTATCCCCATATGTGTACAAGATTCAGGACATCTTATGTAAAGCATAGACACAGATACATCAAAATACGGAGTTACCCACTTTTGGGATTAATCTTAAAGATTTTACTAATGCAATGCAAAGGCAAGCCTTGCCTATAAGTACTACCTCCATGATCAATATATGTACTTGGCACGATGAGCAATTGACCACAACAAAAATTTATGGATACCATCCTGGTAAATACCTCCAAGGCCTTGTCTAATTAAAAGTCCAGAAAATCAAGCAATCAACAAGAAAAAAATTACTCTGTAAGCATAAACTTGCATCAGAAACAACCACAGAAAAGTGTAAAATAAGCTTTGTAGCCTGCTGTACTAAGACGAATTTATGAAAACTTGATCAGCTCACTAATCTATCATGCCTCAAATATGGAATATGTAATTGCTATTCATATCACCACAATcaagagaaaatgataaagatcCTGTATCTTTCAGGGCCAAAAGTTAAGGTCACAATCTGAAAATGCCATATACTCTCGAGAGCACAATGAACAACCAACATCACTGCAAGTGATACAGGTTTGTGACCAAGAGGTAACAGCTGTATTTCACACCAATGACATCACAGGCCAAGAAAAGTTGTATAGTATCAGGATTCTTTGAATAAGCATAAGCTGGTCTTACAAATGTGGTGGTCAAAGATGGTGAAATTCTGGAGGATACACTCAAATTAAGGGATAAAATGGTATTCTAATAACCCTCTGAACAAGTCTCCTGTTTGATAATCACAAGAGTCAGTCTGGAGTTACGAAAATAGAATGAAGAGACATGGAAGGGCTGGGAGACAATTGGgagatacactttttttttcatagtgattCAGAGTGACATGTGTAAATGAATAGAGTACAGTCCATAATTTATCTTTATTCTATAAAAAGAGTCAAGAGCAGCAGAAGAGTTTTGGATTGACTACTGCTTTAATCACAGAAAATTGTGCTGAATAGACAGCAGATAAACACTAGAGGGATATGAAATGTATAAACAATGTTATGGAAGGAAATACTGTGGAAACTATAAAATTAAAGAGTAGTTTATGTATTCTGTATACCCTTGTCAATTATCAAGGATATAAACTTACTGTGTAAGCTCCAAAGTGGCCTTTTGTGAGAAGCACCATTTTGTTCTCTCATGCTCATCCTTTGGAATGTCCTTAGCTGTTTCAAAGCCCATAAAGTATAAGGAAAACTTCATAGAAGGAAAGTCCATTTTTTTCAGAAGACGCATTCCCAAGACTCTAGTGTAAAAGTCCAAGGAAGCTTTTGGATCTTTAATACGAAACATTGTCTGTTGAAAGATGAAGTcctagaaaaaaatgaatgaatattagtcttcatattatatattataacaaATGCCTAGCCTATTTTTACAAATGATTAGAAAGACATTTATCCAGAATCACTTCTAATAATTTATGACCAGATCAGGAGACTGTTAATTAACATTCACATATGATCCTTGTGTCTAAACATACTAATTCAGATCTGAAGCAAATATTGATACaagtaaaagaaggaacagagaagggggcttggtgaggatgttccctcaggggcccggtcctctgttcttaacactacctcgctggtgcaggaaatggcaaatagtttaaaagaaagaaagaaaaatcataaaGACTGATCTAAACTGCAATCTCATTCAAAATTACTGCAAGACTATAAAGTGAAATAACATGTTAAAAGAAACTCATCACAACATACATATGAAGATGACAGTGACATGAAAATCAagaattcagcatggaaaatgaaatgaaaaatgcatGAATGGTGGACATTTGAAATctattttgtcaatctttctctacTGGTTTGCACATGGTTGGAGGCAGTTACCTCACTAGAAGGCAAAGTGGTAGAGTTCACTAGAACTCTAGAGATCTTACAGATATACAAAGCCCACAAAACAAACCAATCCTGGAAAGAACAACATACATCAAGTAATAACTTTTTCACTTCCTGTGAATTTTTAGGAATATAACAGTTAAGTAAATCATAAAAGTTTAACTAATTCATGTATGCATACTCTGAATTCTAGCATATCTATTTCATTGCAGAATCAAGGTTCACATTCTGCAGTTTTTACACATCTTTAAACACTCATcaaaattttcaaattttcacTGCATGCAGTCCCTCACTATGCCTTTCTATCTTACTGTTTCCTCAAGGATGGATTATCAACATTTGTATCTTAAAGATAAAACTTACTTTTGTTGATGCATCAGGTTCAGCACAGCAGGCATCTGCCTCCTCCTGAGTCAGGCCAGTTGGTTCCTCAGCCATGGCAACTGCTTTAAGCTTCGTCTGAAAATATGAAGCTACATTATATGTTAATCTAAGCTACATggatacattttctttcacttacaAGTCGACAAAGGAAACCCATTCAGATATGCACATAACTACATCAACATATTTACCTAAATAATTTCATTAAATTCTATACAGACTTCGAGTAAATGCCCTCCCAAGAGTAAGTAAATTTCTGCTAAGATTTTAGGAGAATTAACAGCTTTTCCATTAACAAATTTACCTGCAGATCACCAAACCATCATTATATTTACCAATATAGTATcacataaaataaaataataaggcTTAACTGGTAAAACAATGTTTTTGAAAAGAAAGTGGGGAAGGAATTGatgagaaaataaaacaaaaataaaacaatgtTCATCAATCTATGCACATAGTACAGAAAGGATTTTCCATACTTCAAAACCTTCTAaaaatgctaaccactacacatcaGAGTAAAGCCTTCGTGAAATAAAGAAGTCGAGTGTATGAGCAGGTCTTACATGGAATTAGTGCATATGATCTGGAAATGTACAAaataaagcagcaggaggtcaagaaggtgcaaggagtgaaaaagagggcaaatgagcttTGGAGTGATTATCAGTAAACATCAGATGTTTGGTTGGAGTTTAATAGTGTGgggaaacaagagaacaaatgggaacattggtgaaaagggcaaatgggaaggGAAGAACATGCAGTAATGAGGTAAGaagatgaagcgagtattttgtaggactgttgaatgtatctgatgatagggtggcagatgtagtgaagtgtttcatatatctgGAAGTGGTCATGATAgcaaatgaaatcatggaagtggaaatgagtcataaggtaaggtgaaagggtgaaggttctggaagcactaaaAAAGGTGCGGATTGAGAGGTCACCagctggaagggcaaaaatgggtatgtttgaaggtattataGCTCCAAATATGTGAAATGGATGCGAGACATGCgctatagatgaggatgagtAGCTGTATGGTATTCCTTCCCTACATATTCTTTGTGGCAGCTTGGTGGCTAATGTATCATACTATGGGTGAGGTTGATGATAAgactgagggtgaggtggatgagaaggttgtgggtgaggttgatgataagactgagggtgaggtggatgggaAAGTTGTGGGCAAGATTGATGAGAAGGTTGTGGGTGAGGTTGATGATAAgactgagggtgaggtggatgggaAAGTTGTGGGCAAGATTGATGAGAAGGTTGTGGGTGAGGTTGATGATTGTAGGTAAGATTAGGGATGAGGTTGATGGGAAGGTTATGGGTGAGGTTGATGATAAgactgagggtgaggtggatgggaAAGTTGTGGGCAAGATTGATGAGAAGGTTGTGGGTGAGGTTGATGATAAgactgagggtgaggtggatgggaAAGTTGTGGGCAAGATTGATGAGAAGGTTGTGGGTGAAGTTGATGATTGTAGGTAAGATTAAGGATGAGGTTGATGGGAAGGTTGTGGGTGAGGTTGATGATAAgactgagggtgaggtggatgagaaggttgtgggtgaggttgatgataagactgagggtgaggtggatgggaAAGTTGTGGGCAAGATTGATGAGAAGGTTGTGGGTGAGGTTGATGATTGTAGGTAAGATTAAGGATGAGGTTGATGGGAAGGTTGTGGGTGAAGTTGATGATTGTAGGTAAGATTAAGGATGAGGTTGATGGGAAGGTTGTGGGTGAAGTTGATGATAAgactgagggtgaggtggatgggaAAGTTGTGGGCAAGATTGATGAGAAGGTTGTGGGTGAGGTTGATGATAAgactgagggtgaggtggatgggaAAGTTGTGGGCAAGATTGATGAGAAGGTTGTGGGTGAGGTTGATGATAAgactgagggtgaggtggatgggaAAGTTGTGGGCA
The sequence above is a segment of the Panulirus ornatus isolate Po-2019 chromosome 12, ASM3632096v1, whole genome shotgun sequence genome. Coding sequences within it:
- the Glo1 gene encoding lactoylglutathione lyase isoform X1; this translates as MAEEPTGLTQEEADACCAEPDASTKDFIFQQTMFRIKDPKASLDFYTRVLGMRLLKKMDFPSMKFSLYFMGFETAKDIPKDEHERTKWCFSQKATLELTHNWGTEADAKFPGYHNGNSDPRGFGHIGIMVPDVEKACERFESLGTKFVKKPSDGKMKNIAFIQDPDGYWIEILNADNMAQIKLQV
- the Glo1 gene encoding lactoylglutathione lyase isoform X2, with the protein product MAEEPTGLTQEEADACCAEPDASTKDFIFQQTMFRIKDPKASLDFYTRVLGMRLLKKMDFPSMKFSLYFMGFETAKDIPKDEHERTKWCFSQKATLELTHNWGTEADAKFPGYHNGNSDPRGFGHIGIMVPDVEKACERFESLGTKFVKKPSDDSIHFLWRKKLSTSSVNAH